Proteins from a genomic interval of Oncorhynchus clarkii lewisi isolate Uvic-CL-2024 chromosome 15, UVic_Ocla_1.0, whole genome shotgun sequence:
- the LOC139367092 gene encoding protein adenylyltransferase SelO-like has product MVIYSASSYVLLGLANLIIMSACMDYCDTIESCHGPADTMSDRQHYIHAFNFNKSVEKHLHDLDHFKLSCKKLLEAFPLDQVEGIFVRSVKNCIFSESDPTPLKGPLRLAAVSKEVIERMLGLDVAVSQSEDFLQYFSGGKRFPGSSPLTHRYGGHQFGYWAGQLGDGRAHLLGEYTNRKGERWELQLKGSGKTPYSRSGDGRAVVRSSVREFLCSEAMHFLGVPTSRAASLIVSEEAVWRDQFYNGKVKKERGAVVLRLATSWFRIGSLEVLAKAEEFDLLRKLLDFVIQEHFPSIDSNDPGKYLIFYSRVVNETAHLIAQWMCIGFAHGVCNTDNFSLLSITIDYGPFGFMEAYNPNFVPNTSDEEGRYSIGAQANVGLFNLEKLLEALTPVLTIEQRQGAGVVLKGYPHIYQMRFHKLFKAKLDLLGEEEEDEYLIAFLLKLMEETGADFTMTFRQLSEASMQQLHNMSNLQVMWALQNLASHKMYPKWVSMYLHRLKRQGGDSDEDRQHRMKRINPRYVLRNWMAESAIRKAEGNDFSEVELLQRILAQPYLTQDAAEEAGYAAQPPWWAQGLNVSCSS; this is encoded by the exons ATGGTTATTTACAGTGCCTCAAGCTATGTTCTTTTAGGTTTGGCAAACCTAATCATCATGTCTGCATGTATGGACTATTGTGATACTATTGAAAGCTGTCACGGTCCTGCTGACACTATGTCAGACCGACAACACTACATTCATGCTTTCAACTTCAACAAGAGTGTGGAGAAACACTTGCACGATTTGGACCACTTCAAACTATCGTGTAAAAAGCTATTAG AAGCCTTCCCCCTTGACCAAGTGGAAGGCATCTTTGTTCGCTCTGTGAAGAACTGCATTTTTTCAGAGTCTGACCCAACCCCACTCAAAGGCCCTCTGAGACTTGCGGCTGTTTCAAAG GAGGTCATTGAGAGAATGTTGGGTCTAGATGTTGCAGTGTCCCAGTCAGAGGATTTCCTACAGTACTTCAGTGGTGGTAAACGTTTTCCTGGATCCAGCCCTCTGACACACAGATATGGGGGTCACCAG TTTGGCTACTGGGCAGGTCAGTTAGGAGATGGCCGAGCACATCTCCTTGGTGAATATACTAACAG AAAGGGTGAAAGATGGGAACTCCAGCTCAAAGGCTCAGGAAAGACTCCATATtcaag GTCAGGAGATGGCCGAGCTGTGGTCCGCTCCTCAGTCAGAGAGTTCCTGTGCAGCGAGGCCATGCACTTTCTGGGTGTTCCTACTAGCAGAGCTGCCAG CCTTATTGTAAGTGAAGAGGCAGTGTGGAGGGACCAGTTCTACAATGGGAaagtaaagaaggagagag GAGCGGTTGTCCTGCGGCTGGCCACGTCATGGTTCCGGATCGGATCATTGGAGGTTCTGGCTAAAGCTGAAGAATTTGACCTTTTAAG GAAACTGTTGGATTTTGTGATACAGGAGCATTTTCCTTCCATTGATTCAAATGATCCAGGCAAGTATTTG ATATTTTACTCCAGGGTTGTGAATGAGACCGCTCACCTCATTGCCCAGTGGATGTGTATTGGCTTTGCACATG GAGTATGCAACACTGATAACTTCAGCCTACTGTCTATCACGATTGACTACGGACCGTTTGGCTTTATGGAAGCCTACAACCCAA ATTTTGTCCCCAACACATCTGATGAGGAGGGGAGGTACAGTATCGGAGCTCAGGCCAATGTTGGTCTGTTCAACCTGGAGAAACTCCTAGAAGCCCTAACTCCAGTGCTGACCATAGAACAGAGGCAAGG ggCTGGGGTAGTACTGAAAGGGTACCCACATATATACCAGATGAG GTTTCACAAACTGTTCAAGGCAAAGTTAGATTTACttggcgaggaggaggaggatgaataTCTCATTGCATTTCTGCTTAAG CTGATGGAGGAGACAGGTGCAGACTTCACCATGACCTTCAGACAGCTGAGTGAAGCCTCAATGCAGCAGCTTCACAACATGTCCAATTTACAG GTGATGTGGGCCCTGCAGAACCTGGCTTCGCATAAGATGTACCCCAAGTGGGTCAGCATGTATCTGCATAGATTAAAAAG GCAGGGAGGTGATTCTGATGAGGATCGTCAACACAGGATGAAAA GGATCAATCCCAGATACGTGCTGCGAAACTGGATGGCAGAGTCTGCAATACGGAAGGCTGAGGGGAATGATTTCTCAGAG GTGGAGCTGCTGCAGCGGATACTGGCacaaccctacctcacacaggacgcagcagaggaggctggttatGCAGCACAACCCCCATGGTGGGCCCAGGGGTTAAATGTCAGCTGTTCCTCATGA
- the LOC139366751 gene encoding uncharacterized protein translates to METTAPTAQHAFGAGPRGPNPAHGPQPGQGPRHPGHPGPYGVPRPEDQPPHQQPHHHIQHSRPFFYIHPSQPFPSQPFPSQPFPSQPFPSQPFPSQPFPSQPFPSQLYPSALPYQWPMPYNPYCGFPGMGGYGMMMPSPFQPSPYMEPPGYILPHSQLHLADYRRMINPHYHTTHYPQTMAYHARRFRYQHNAPATSREMINSEVQTEPTLGAARSDPKLSNADSSMKSNVQTNSESGSDTSCTAAQSLSPASAVQEVMSKSPAYEDVVLAPTPNNTPISTRSAAPQKGSFVFQTEVEELRLECRSTPTGLNILHSHETSELCTAHSVSATDEDLVQLCSSSSLHHHKVSQGRMLHGQEGMGLVGEEGDQCLQQACTDILLMDGACSSGGPDNFLALDDCDSFIAKTLAERPGNSESDMDYRVVVQSHTADAPQFTSDDGELSGNGSKSVYFKILHLPFDMQYLEELRKIEASVWSASLAPYVPSAEFMIQQGLMEPHREALSPVVVEEVPMVEEVPTAEVVPMVEVPGVEKVPIAEVVSLVEGVPIAESPLSENVLLAEMVPNVMEVPAISSPNKTDNAPKSPETSQKRGAVSDLDHQDTSFGGLPMYRPSTSWLGDFGNVYYHSKMPSDVEEQRKILRGSPLKVSSPKRKPNHDQEPKDPRVSVTTTAPLRLKGEGCRPGDKVDRRSHSDQEFCANRTFNVNTVTSGGHKRERICARCLTTKCRVNKRPGSPGPGLDALIVKRQGVPVPPWEEYILAQTCAACKSLARRRVTRKGSGSDVPSGPQNEETEGETSENSSCRAGPGPKLRDPRRPQSSMKRHSEKCPMGPHSKLREKNCSCEEPHRPPAAVLGGPRRHPHGDVIRERNEENLGVCVSVPLQDKWRNQHQDQCYLAAQKSQQEKLWKAALSNPDNTESNITLGPRDLIKQKKHISQSQGLHRKDTRC, encoded by the exons ATGGAAACAACCGCGCCTACAGCACAGCATGCATTTGGAGCGGGCCCTCGTGGGCCCAATCCAGCCCATGGACCTCAACCGGGCCAGGGCCCCCGACACCCAGGTCACCCTGGACCTTACGGAGTTCCACGTCCCGAGGACCAGCCCCCACACCAGCAA CCCCATCACCACATCCAGCACAGCAGACCGTTCTTCTACATACACCCTTCCCAGCCATTCCCTTCCCAGCCATTCCCTTCCCAGCCATTCCCTTCCCAGCCATTCCCTTCCCAGCCATTCCCTTCCCAGCCATTCCCTTCCCAGCCATTCCCTTCCCAGCTTTacccctctgctctaccctaTCAGTGGCCCATGCCATACAACCCCTACTGCGGCTTCCCTGGGATGG GAGGTTATGGTATGATGATGCCGAGTCCCTtccagcccagtccctacatggAGCCTCCGGGTTACATCCTACCCCACTCTCAGCTCCACCTGGCGGACTACAGGCGTATGATCAACCCCCACTACCACACTACCCACTACCCACAGACCATGGCTTACCATGCACGCAG GTTCCGCTACCAGCACAATGCCCCAGCCACCAGCAGGGAGATGATCAACTCTGAG GTACAGACTGAGCCCACATTAGGAGCAGCACGCTCTGACCCCAAACTCTCTAATGCTGACTCGTCTATGAAAAGTAATGTCCAAACCAACTCTGAATCTGGCAGTGACACCAGTTGCACAGCTGCCCAGTCACTATCCCCAGCCTCTGCTGTGCAGGAGGTGATGTCTAAATCACCAGCTTACGAGGATGTTGTATTGGCACCCACCCCCAACAACACTCCTATTTCCACCAGGTCTGCTGCACCCCAGAAGGGCAGCTTTGTGTTCCAGACAGAG GTGGAGGAGTTGAGGCTGGAGTGCCGCAGCACGCCCACAGGGTTAAATATCCTCCACTCCCATGAGACATCTGAACTGTGCACCGCCCACAGCGTGTCTGCGACCGATGAAGACTTGGTACAgctctgctcttcctcctccctccaccaccacaaggTCTCACAGGGCAGGATGCTCCATGGCCAGGAGGGGATGGGTTTggttggggaggagggggatCAGTGTCTCCAGCAAGCCTGCACGGATATACTTCTAATGGATGGGGCATGCTCGAGTGGCGGACCAGATAACTTCCTTGCTCTTGACGATTGCGACTCATTCATCGCGAAAACACTGGCCGAACGACCAGGGAATTCTGAATCCGATATGGACTACAGAGTGGTGGTCCAAAGCCACACCGCAGATGCTCCTCAATTTACAAGTGATGACGGAGAACTGAGTGGGAACGGCTCCAAGAGTGTCTATTTTAAGATCCTCCACCTGCCCTTTGACATGCAGTACTTAGAAGAGCTGAGGAAGATTGAGGCGTCTGTGTGGTCGGCGTCTCTGGCACCGTACGTCCCCTCAGCAGAGTTTATGATCCAGCAGGGCCTGATGGAGCCACACAGGGAGGCACTGAGCCCTGTGGTCGTGGAGGAAGTCCCCATGGTGGAGGAAGTCCCCACGGCAGAGGTGGTCCCCATGGTTGAGGTCCCTGGGGTGGAGAAGGTCCCCATAGCTGAGGTGGTCTCTCTAGTGGAGGGAGTCCCCATTGCGGAGAGCCCTTTGAGTGAAAATGTTTTATTGGCAGAGATGGTCCCCAATGTGATGGAGGTACCTGCAATATCCAGTCCTAACAAAACGGACAATGCGCCCAAGTCTCCAGAGACCAGTCAAAAGAGGGGTGCGGTGAGTGACCTTGATCATCAGGATACCTCCTTTGGGGGGTTACCCATGTACCGTCCCTCAACTAGCTGGCTGGGCGACTTTGGCAACGTCTACTATCACAGCAAGATGCCTTCTGATGTTGAGGAGCAGCGCAAGATCCTCAGAGGCAGCCCACTTAAGGTGTCTAGCCCCAAACGGAAACCAAACCATGACCAAGAGCCTAAAGATCCTCGTGTTTCAGTCACTACAACTGCTCCACTCAGGCTTAAGGGAGAGGGATGCAGACCCGGAGACAAGGTTGACAGGAGGAGCCACTCTGATCAAGAGTTCTGTGCTAACCGGACCTTCAATGTGAACACGGTGACCTCTGGTGGCCACAAAAGGGAGCGCATCTGTGCCAGATGTTTGACGACAAAATGCAGAGTGAACAAGAGACCTGGCAGTCCAGGACCAGGCCTGGATGCTCTGATTGTAAAACGACAAGGGGTCCCCGTTCCACCATGGGAGGAATATATCCTAGCCCAGACTTGTGCAGCCTGCAAAAGCCTTGCCCGGAGGCGGGTAACGAGGAAAGGTTCCGGTTCAGATGTTCCCAGCGGACCACAAAACGAGGAGACGGAGGGTGAGACCTCTGAGAACAG TTCTTGTCGGGCAGGACCGGGGCCCAAACTGAGGGACCCCAGGAGGCCTCAGTCCTCCATGAAGCGCCACTCTGAG AAGTGTCCCATGGGTCCACACTCAAAACTGAGGGAGAAGAACTGTTCCTGTGAAGAGCCCCATCGGCCCCCCGCTGCTGTGTTGGGGGGGCCGCGCCGCCATCCCCATGGCGACGTCATCAGGGAGCGAAATGAGGAGAACCTTGGCGTGTGCGTCTCTGTCCCACTTCAGGACAAATGGAGAAACCAACACCAGGACCAATGCTACCTCGCGGCACAGAAATCTCAACAAG AGAAGTTGTGGAAAGCGGCTTTGTCCAACCCTGACAACACTGAAAGTAATATTACGCTCGGACCCAGAGACTTGATTAAACAGAAGAAACACATTTCTCAATCACAAG GACTTCACAGAAAAGACACAAGATGCTAA
- the LOC139367093 gene encoding bucky ball-like isoform X3, translating to MDEGSKHQQSMESGQQNQRQVNHPRPFFYVQPASQPYYNMYHHHNQWHNMNNPYNHYGLPGSGVYPFGRPNPYMSAYPYMQYPGGYVVPHAPHMHPVDYRRMYEPPHFHLPPVHDPMFRQQQQHHHDHTQREVVCSEAQTDPSDALNKLIECLDKLRANEMQGSEKELDSGVVSQSSGIFSPDGERKSCEVVVGGDIHSGHGASCGKLEGSQLQSSFPMGRLFSVGNSTTAVYDGESSRRLGGLGKEGWAVDSDEDTPLDSSSIHEELEENLDMQQHAEESLHRCSLESLCLQSAVLQSEDSPRPENIDNEAEEDSTNPDGTSSTEGPRWQGHCSNLRSTQSLPSPLASDWQALEDTKCGEETFDVPDRKGLSKLDVDLSYQILHLPFDKVLTAGALQKDCSASSSSALLCGDLQASLSSSRITTTSSPARHHYYSYYCPPQTAHGRLSVLSPSLDELSSREEMFSTDLEDMDRFPRSSIYAGRRFPAEVEHLREPGVKKVCPKSKKLLCACCGSSLLKGGASRVKVHHSPRVYADEAGDSDDVVEQEQQSARTRDESAHPTRVVVQKHSVPKKHQPLHIQQHPKPSCKRGQCREAVGPEEEEEEQQQEEPEMVLVRSELEYYEGHVVEGGHDAGDKEHRTCKDGLCREGIETSEPERLALRKALWKPLVYQRVRDEEEEPTRCHRGKGSTKRGDTRC from the exons ATGGACG AAGGGAGCAAACACCAACAGTCGATGGAAAGCGGTCAGCAAAACCAGCGGCAGGTCAATCACCCAAGGCCCTTCTTCTATGTTCAGCCGGCTTCTCAACCTTACTACAACATGTATCATCATCACAATCAGTGGCATAATATGAATAACCCATACAACCACTATGGCTTACCTGGTTCCG GTGTTTATCCCTTTGGACGTCCTAATCCATACATGTCCGCATACCCATACATGCAGTATCCTGGTGGATATGTTGTCCCACACGCGCCACACATGCATCCAGTTGATTACAGACGCATGTATGAACCACCCCATTTTCATCTACCTCCTGTGCATGACCCCATGTTCCGCCAACAGCAACAACACCACCAT GATCACACCCAGAGAGAGGTGGTCTGTTCTGAGGCTCAGACGGACCCGAGTGATGCGCTCAACAAGCTCATAGAATGTCTGGACAAACTCCGGGCCAACGAGATGCAGGGTTCTGAGAAAGAGCTGGATTCCGGTGTCGTTTCACAATCTTCCGGAATATTCTCACCAGATGGGGAAAGGAAATCTtgtgaggtggtggtggggggagaCATACACAGTGGTCATGGAGCCTCTTGTGGTAAATTGGAAGGCAGCCAATTGCAGTCGTCGTTTCCGATGGGCAGATTGTTCAGCGTCGGTAACTCCACGACAGCAGTCTATGACGGTGAGTCAAGCCGACGCCTCGGCGGGCTGGGTAAGGAGGGCTGGGCTGTAGACTCTGACGAAGACACCCCATTGGACAGCTCATCTATTCACGAGGAGCTTGAGGAGAACCTGGATATGCAGCAACATGCGGAGGAGTCTCTTCATCGCTGTTCTTTGGAAAGTCTTTGCCTCCAGTCTGCTGTCTTGCAGTCAGAAGACAGCCCCAGACCTGAAAACATAGACAACGAGGCAGAGGAGGACAGCACCAATCCAGATGGTACTAGTTCCACTGAGGGACCTAGGTGGCAGGGCCACTGCTCCAACCTGCGCTCCACACagtcactaccatcccccctagccTCTGACTGGCAAGCCTTAGAGGACACTAAATGTGGGGAAGAAACATTTGATGTTCCAGATAGGAAAGGTCTGTCTAAACTGGATGTTGACCTTTCCTACCAGATCCTCCATCTGCCCTTTGACAAG GTTCTGACAGCTGGAGCTCTGCAGAAGGACTGCTCTGCCAGCtccagctctgctctgctgtgtggAGACCTCCAGGCTTCCCTGTCCTCCAGCCGGATCACTACCACCTCCTCCCCAGCCCgtcaccactactactcctactactgccCCCCACAGACAGCCCATGGAAGGCTCAGCGTCCTCAGTCCCTCCCTAGATGAGCTCTCGTCCCGAGAGGAGATGTTCTCCACCGACCTGGAGGACATGGATCGGTTTCCCAGAAGCTCCATCTACGCAGGGAGGAGGTTCCCTGCGGAGGTCGAGCACCTCAGAGAGCCAGGGGTCAAGAAAGTCTGTCCTAAGTCCAAGAAGCTTTTGTGCGCCTGCTGTGGCTCGAGCCTGTTGAAAGGAGGGGCGAGCAGGGTTAAAGTTCATCACAGCCCGAGGGTGTACGCTGATGAGGCGGGGGATTCTGATGACGTTGTCGAGCAGGAACAACAGTCTGCAAGGACGCGTGATGAGAGCGCGCACCCCACTAGGGTGGTCGTGCAGAAGCACTCTGTCCCCAAGAAACACCAGCCTCTACACATCCAACAGCATCCCAAACCCAGCTGTAAGAGaggccagtgtagagaggctgtcggaccagaggaggaggaggaggagcagcagcaggaggaaccAGAGATGGTGCTGGTGAGATCAGAGCTGGAGTATTATGAAGGCCATGTGGTGGAAGGTGGGCATGATGCAGGGGATAAGGAACACAGGACATGCAAAG aTGGACTATGCAGAGAGGGCATTGAGACTTCAGAACCGG AAAGACTGGCACTGAGGAAAGCTCTGTGGAAGCCATTGGTGTACCAGAGAGTgcgagatgaggaagaggagccAACACGATGTCACAGGGGAAAAG GGTCCACCAAGAGAGGAGACACAAGATGTTAA
- the LOC139367093 gene encoding bucky ball-like isoform X2 yields MESGQQNQRQVNHPRPFFYVQPASQPYYNMYHHHNQWHNMNNPYNHYGLPGSGVYPFGRPNPYMSAYPYMQYPGGYVVPHAPHMHPVDYRRMYEPPHFHLPPVHDPMFRQQQQHHHDHTQREVVCSEAQTDPSDALNKLIECLDKLRANEMQGSEKELDSGVVSQSSGIFSPDGERKSCEVVVGGDIHSGHGASCGKLEGSQLQSSFPMGRLFSVGNSTTAVYDGESSRRLGGLGKEGWAVDSDEDTPLDSSSIHEELEENLDMQQHAEESLHRCSLESLCLQSAVLQSEDSPRPENIDNEAEEDSTNPDGTSSTEGPRWQGHCSNLRSTQSLPSPLASDWQALEDTKCGEETFDVPDRKGLSKLDVDLSYQILHLPFDKVLTAGALQKDCSASSSSALLCGDLQASLSSSRITTTSSPARHHYYSYYCPPQTAHGRLSVLSPSLDELSSREEMFSTDLEDMDRFPRSSIYAGRRFPAEVEHLREPGVKKVCPKSKKLLCACCGSSLLKGGASRVKVHHSPRVYADEAGDSDDVVEQEQQSARTRDESAHPTRVVVQKHSVPKKHQPLHIQQHPKPSCKRGQCREAVGPEEEEEEQQQEEPEMVLVRSELEYYEGHVVEGGHDAGDKEHRTCKDGLCREGIETSEPGRWERGRAKPRRKPHASLQERLALRKALWKPLVYQRVRDEEEEPTRCHRGKGSTKRGDTRC; encoded by the exons ATGGAAAGCGGTCAGCAAAACCAGCGGCAGGTCAATCACCCAAGGCCCTTCTTCTATGTTCAGCCGGCTTCTCAACCTTACTACAACATGTATCATCATCACAATCAGTGGCATAATATGAATAACCCATACAACCACTATGGCTTACCTGGTTCCG GTGTTTATCCCTTTGGACGTCCTAATCCATACATGTCCGCATACCCATACATGCAGTATCCTGGTGGATATGTTGTCCCACACGCGCCACACATGCATCCAGTTGATTACAGACGCATGTATGAACCACCCCATTTTCATCTACCTCCTGTGCATGACCCCATGTTCCGCCAACAGCAACAACACCACCAT GATCACACCCAGAGAGAGGTGGTCTGTTCTGAGGCTCAGACGGACCCGAGTGATGCGCTCAACAAGCTCATAGAATGTCTGGACAAACTCCGGGCCAACGAGATGCAGGGTTCTGAGAAAGAGCTGGATTCCGGTGTCGTTTCACAATCTTCCGGAATATTCTCACCAGATGGGGAAAGGAAATCTtgtgaggtggtggtggggggagaCATACACAGTGGTCATGGAGCCTCTTGTGGTAAATTGGAAGGCAGCCAATTGCAGTCGTCGTTTCCGATGGGCAGATTGTTCAGCGTCGGTAACTCCACGACAGCAGTCTATGACGGTGAGTCAAGCCGACGCCTCGGCGGGCTGGGTAAGGAGGGCTGGGCTGTAGACTCTGACGAAGACACCCCATTGGACAGCTCATCTATTCACGAGGAGCTTGAGGAGAACCTGGATATGCAGCAACATGCGGAGGAGTCTCTTCATCGCTGTTCTTTGGAAAGTCTTTGCCTCCAGTCTGCTGTCTTGCAGTCAGAAGACAGCCCCAGACCTGAAAACATAGACAACGAGGCAGAGGAGGACAGCACCAATCCAGATGGTACTAGTTCCACTGAGGGACCTAGGTGGCAGGGCCACTGCTCCAACCTGCGCTCCACACagtcactaccatcccccctagccTCTGACTGGCAAGCCTTAGAGGACACTAAATGTGGGGAAGAAACATTTGATGTTCCAGATAGGAAAGGTCTGTCTAAACTGGATGTTGACCTTTCCTACCAGATCCTCCATCTGCCCTTTGACAAG GTTCTGACAGCTGGAGCTCTGCAGAAGGACTGCTCTGCCAGCtccagctctgctctgctgtgtggAGACCTCCAGGCTTCCCTGTCCTCCAGCCGGATCACTACCACCTCCTCCCCAGCCCgtcaccactactactcctactactgccCCCCACAGACAGCCCATGGAAGGCTCAGCGTCCTCAGTCCCTCCCTAGATGAGCTCTCGTCCCGAGAGGAGATGTTCTCCACCGACCTGGAGGACATGGATCGGTTTCCCAGAAGCTCCATCTACGCAGGGAGGAGGTTCCCTGCGGAGGTCGAGCACCTCAGAGAGCCAGGGGTCAAGAAAGTCTGTCCTAAGTCCAAGAAGCTTTTGTGCGCCTGCTGTGGCTCGAGCCTGTTGAAAGGAGGGGCGAGCAGGGTTAAAGTTCATCACAGCCCGAGGGTGTACGCTGATGAGGCGGGGGATTCTGATGACGTTGTCGAGCAGGAACAACAGTCTGCAAGGACGCGTGATGAGAGCGCGCACCCCACTAGGGTGGTCGTGCAGAAGCACTCTGTCCCCAAGAAACACCAGCCTCTACACATCCAACAGCATCCCAAACCCAGCTGTAAGAGaggccagtgtagagaggctgtcggaccagaggaggaggaggaggagcagcagcaggaggaaccAGAGATGGTGCTGGTGAGATCAGAGCTGGAGTATTATGAAGGCCATGTGGTGGAAGGTGGGCATGATGCAGGGGATAAGGAACACAGGACATGCAAAG aTGGACTATGCAGAGAGGGCATTGAGACTTCAGAACCGGGTAGGTGGGAGAGGGGTAGGGCCAAGCCCAGACGAAAACCACATGCCTCACTGCAAG AAAGACTGGCACTGAGGAAAGCTCTGTGGAAGCCATTGGTGTACCAGAGAGTgcgagatgaggaagaggagccAACACGATGTCACAGGGGAAAAG GGTCCACCAAGAGAGGAGACACAAGATGTTAA
- the LOC139367093 gene encoding bucky ball-like isoform X1, which translates to MDEGSKHQQSMESGQQNQRQVNHPRPFFYVQPASQPYYNMYHHHNQWHNMNNPYNHYGLPGSGVYPFGRPNPYMSAYPYMQYPGGYVVPHAPHMHPVDYRRMYEPPHFHLPPVHDPMFRQQQQHHHDHTQREVVCSEAQTDPSDALNKLIECLDKLRANEMQGSEKELDSGVVSQSSGIFSPDGERKSCEVVVGGDIHSGHGASCGKLEGSQLQSSFPMGRLFSVGNSTTAVYDGESSRRLGGLGKEGWAVDSDEDTPLDSSSIHEELEENLDMQQHAEESLHRCSLESLCLQSAVLQSEDSPRPENIDNEAEEDSTNPDGTSSTEGPRWQGHCSNLRSTQSLPSPLASDWQALEDTKCGEETFDVPDRKGLSKLDVDLSYQILHLPFDKVLTAGALQKDCSASSSSALLCGDLQASLSSSRITTTSSPARHHYYSYYCPPQTAHGRLSVLSPSLDELSSREEMFSTDLEDMDRFPRSSIYAGRRFPAEVEHLREPGVKKVCPKSKKLLCACCGSSLLKGGASRVKVHHSPRVYADEAGDSDDVVEQEQQSARTRDESAHPTRVVVQKHSVPKKHQPLHIQQHPKPSCKRGQCREAVGPEEEEEEQQQEEPEMVLVRSELEYYEGHVVEGGHDAGDKEHRTCKDGLCREGIETSEPGRWERGRAKPRRKPHASLQERLALRKALWKPLVYQRVRDEEEEPTRCHRGKGSTKRGDTRC; encoded by the exons ATGGACG AAGGGAGCAAACACCAACAGTCGATGGAAAGCGGTCAGCAAAACCAGCGGCAGGTCAATCACCCAAGGCCCTTCTTCTATGTTCAGCCGGCTTCTCAACCTTACTACAACATGTATCATCATCACAATCAGTGGCATAATATGAATAACCCATACAACCACTATGGCTTACCTGGTTCCG GTGTTTATCCCTTTGGACGTCCTAATCCATACATGTCCGCATACCCATACATGCAGTATCCTGGTGGATATGTTGTCCCACACGCGCCACACATGCATCCAGTTGATTACAGACGCATGTATGAACCACCCCATTTTCATCTACCTCCTGTGCATGACCCCATGTTCCGCCAACAGCAACAACACCACCAT GATCACACCCAGAGAGAGGTGGTCTGTTCTGAGGCTCAGACGGACCCGAGTGATGCGCTCAACAAGCTCATAGAATGTCTGGACAAACTCCGGGCCAACGAGATGCAGGGTTCTGAGAAAGAGCTGGATTCCGGTGTCGTTTCACAATCTTCCGGAATATTCTCACCAGATGGGGAAAGGAAATCTtgtgaggtggtggtggggggagaCATACACAGTGGTCATGGAGCCTCTTGTGGTAAATTGGAAGGCAGCCAATTGCAGTCGTCGTTTCCGATGGGCAGATTGTTCAGCGTCGGTAACTCCACGACAGCAGTCTATGACGGTGAGTCAAGCCGACGCCTCGGCGGGCTGGGTAAGGAGGGCTGGGCTGTAGACTCTGACGAAGACACCCCATTGGACAGCTCATCTATTCACGAGGAGCTTGAGGAGAACCTGGATATGCAGCAACATGCGGAGGAGTCTCTTCATCGCTGTTCTTTGGAAAGTCTTTGCCTCCAGTCTGCTGTCTTGCAGTCAGAAGACAGCCCCAGACCTGAAAACATAGACAACGAGGCAGAGGAGGACAGCACCAATCCAGATGGTACTAGTTCCACTGAGGGACCTAGGTGGCAGGGCCACTGCTCCAACCTGCGCTCCACACagtcactaccatcccccctagccTCTGACTGGCAAGCCTTAGAGGACACTAAATGTGGGGAAGAAACATTTGATGTTCCAGATAGGAAAGGTCTGTCTAAACTGGATGTTGACCTTTCCTACCAGATCCTCCATCTGCCCTTTGACAAG GTTCTGACAGCTGGAGCTCTGCAGAAGGACTGCTCTGCCAGCtccagctctgctctgctgtgtggAGACCTCCAGGCTTCCCTGTCCTCCAGCCGGATCACTACCACCTCCTCCCCAGCCCgtcaccactactactcctactactgccCCCCACAGACAGCCCATGGAAGGCTCAGCGTCCTCAGTCCCTCCCTAGATGAGCTCTCGTCCCGAGAGGAGATGTTCTCCACCGACCTGGAGGACATGGATCGGTTTCCCAGAAGCTCCATCTACGCAGGGAGGAGGTTCCCTGCGGAGGTCGAGCACCTCAGAGAGCCAGGGGTCAAGAAAGTCTGTCCTAAGTCCAAGAAGCTTTTGTGCGCCTGCTGTGGCTCGAGCCTGTTGAAAGGAGGGGCGAGCAGGGTTAAAGTTCATCACAGCCCGAGGGTGTACGCTGATGAGGCGGGGGATTCTGATGACGTTGTCGAGCAGGAACAACAGTCTGCAAGGACGCGTGATGAGAGCGCGCACCCCACTAGGGTGGTCGTGCAGAAGCACTCTGTCCCCAAGAAACACCAGCCTCTACACATCCAACAGCATCCCAAACCCAGCTGTAAGAGaggccagtgtagagaggctgtcggaccagaggaggaggaggaggagcagcagcaggaggaaccAGAGATGGTGCTGGTGAGATCAGAGCTGGAGTATTATGAAGGCCATGTGGTGGAAGGTGGGCATGATGCAGGGGATAAGGAACACAGGACATGCAAAG aTGGACTATGCAGAGAGGGCATTGAGACTTCAGAACCGGGTAGGTGGGAGAGGGGTAGGGCCAAGCCCAGACGAAAACCACATGCCTCACTGCAAG AAAGACTGGCACTGAGGAAAGCTCTGTGGAAGCCATTGGTGTACCAGAGAGTgcgagatgaggaagaggagccAACACGATGTCACAGGGGAAAAG GGTCCACCAAGAGAGGAGACACAAGATGTTAA